A single genomic interval of Streptomyces sp. BA2 harbors:
- a CDS encoding glycosyltransferase family 2 protein encodes MSVHSHSAASHHDAAAAPEFPRHVVTAVIVSHDGARWLPDALAGLLGQERPVQNAVAADTGSADDSARLVTEALGPDRVLHLARRSGFGTAVDEANRTAGVLTPEELPYLKRPSGWDPVSRTWRDDAYDLPELPHGEPEQWLWLLHDDCAPEPGALAELLRVVENEREVGKDVAIVGPKLRGWYDRRQLLEVGVSIANSGRRWTGIDRREQDQGQYDHVRPVLSVSTAGMLIRRDVFDELGGFDRRLPLMRDDVDLCWRAQNAGHRVLIAPEAVVRHAEASSRERRTVDCVGRTSTSPHRVDKAGAAYTLLVNARTAVLPWVLFRLVFGTLLRTVAYLVGKVPGQAVDEVAGLLGTLLRPGRIVSARKQRGKPALEAAEMRPLFPPPGATVRATVEQVAGSVVGRSDPEAVTGAGRHGAVESGPGGDDADFLQVEQFARLKRLARKPGPMLFVVLLFASLIACRELLGSGALAGGALLPAPGDSSGLWARYLDAWHPIGTGGTQSAPPYLALVAGLSSLLFGSTGLAVTVLLVGSVPLAGFAAYFASRPLVESRLLRAWASVAYAFLPAATGALAGGRIGTAVLAILLPLMARAGIAASGLTLPEGTRGSWRASWAFALLLTITTAFTPIVWPIALVLGLALLVVRRGDIMAYGLRFLAALGTPLLILAPWSLSLLPFGFFGEAGLEFGTGSATGLDLLGGSPGGPGTVDGLLLSGIVLAALAALLRTERQLAVRTAWIVALVSLVFAALSNGSAWAGPATLGYGIALLAAAALGADGARTRVAEQSFGWRQPVAVLIAFAAAAGPLLVAAGWMIRGADGPLERRDPVQVPAFVAEESGTQDQARTLVLDSESAAQVSYTLVRGSGARLGDAELADAGGSNKSLDKIVARLLAGSGADQADQLGGFAVRYVLVRDGAPRQMSRTLDSTPGLTRLSQEDGSALWRVDRQVARAAIVPESGDPLPVAAGPVELHTNIPAGGEGRTLRLADAADEGWTATLDGRPLTRTTLDGWAQGFDLPASGGRLDVTYDAPASHTGWLWAQGALAVVLVVMALPGRRRDVDDDLPDEPVIPAQPVEGEGRRARRLRAAQAEQEAAQAGAGQDDAGTPPPPPEEEGAYVAVPQQQSQSYGEWEAPAHQGAEYGTHQGEQQYQDAQYGAGSYDQTAYQDPYQGGQYDPYAYGGAQGGGEQYGQSYDATYGQQPPMPPQPPQPPHSPDSERPDGSQQ; translated from the coding sequence ATGTCCGTGCACAGCCATTCGGCAGCCAGTCACCACGACGCCGCTGCCGCCCCTGAGTTCCCGCGGCACGTCGTCACCGCCGTGATCGTCTCCCACGACGGCGCCCGCTGGCTGCCCGACGCCCTCGCCGGCCTGCTCGGCCAGGAGCGCCCGGTGCAGAACGCCGTGGCCGCGGACACCGGCAGCGCGGACGACTCCGCCCGCCTGGTCACCGAGGCACTCGGCCCCGACCGCGTCCTGCACCTGGCCCGGCGCTCCGGCTTCGGCACCGCCGTGGACGAGGCGAACCGCACCGCCGGCGTGCTGACCCCGGAAGAGCTGCCGTATCTGAAACGCCCCAGCGGCTGGGACCCGGTCAGCAGGACCTGGCGCGACGACGCCTACGACCTCCCCGAACTGCCCCACGGCGAGCCCGAACAGTGGCTCTGGCTGCTGCACGACGACTGCGCGCCCGAGCCCGGCGCCCTCGCCGAACTGCTCCGCGTCGTGGAGAACGAACGCGAGGTCGGCAAGGACGTCGCGATCGTCGGCCCCAAGCTGCGCGGCTGGTACGACCGCCGCCAGCTCCTGGAGGTCGGCGTCTCCATCGCCAACAGCGGCCGCCGCTGGACCGGTATCGACCGTCGCGAACAGGACCAGGGCCAGTACGACCACGTACGGCCCGTCCTCTCGGTCTCCACCGCGGGCATGCTGATCCGGCGTGACGTCTTCGACGAACTCGGCGGGTTCGACCGGCGCCTTCCGCTCATGCGGGACGACGTCGACCTGTGCTGGCGCGCCCAGAACGCGGGCCACCGCGTCCTCATCGCCCCCGAAGCCGTCGTGCGGCACGCCGAGGCCTCCTCGCGCGAGCGCCGCACCGTCGACTGCGTCGGGCGTACGTCGACGTCGCCGCACCGCGTGGACAAGGCGGGCGCCGCCTACACCCTGCTCGTCAACGCCCGTACGGCCGTGCTGCCCTGGGTGCTCTTCCGCCTCGTCTTCGGCACCCTCCTGCGCACGGTCGCGTATCTGGTCGGCAAGGTCCCGGGCCAGGCGGTCGACGAGGTCGCCGGTCTCCTCGGCACGCTGCTGCGGCCCGGACGGATCGTCAGCGCCCGCAAGCAGCGCGGCAAGCCGGCGCTCGAAGCCGCCGAGATGCGGCCGCTCTTCCCGCCGCCGGGTGCCACCGTGCGCGCCACCGTCGAACAGGTCGCCGGCAGCGTCGTCGGCCGCTCCGACCCCGAGGCCGTCACCGGCGCGGGGCGGCACGGAGCCGTCGAGTCCGGCCCCGGCGGAGACGACGCGGACTTCCTCCAGGTCGAGCAGTTCGCACGGCTGAAGCGCCTGGCCCGCAAGCCGGGGCCGATGCTCTTCGTAGTGCTGCTCTTCGCCTCGCTCATCGCCTGCCGCGAACTCCTCGGCAGCGGTGCGCTCGCGGGCGGCGCGCTGCTGCCCGCCCCCGGCGACTCCTCTGGCCTCTGGGCGCGCTATCTCGACGCCTGGCACCCGATCGGTACCGGCGGCACGCAGTCGGCGCCGCCCTACCTCGCGCTCGTCGCGGGGCTCAGCAGCCTGCTGTTCGGGTCCACCGGCCTCGCGGTCACGGTGCTCCTCGTCGGTTCGGTGCCACTGGCCGGCTTCGCCGCCTACTTCGCCTCACGGCCACTGGTCGAGTCGCGCCTCCTGCGTGCCTGGGCCTCGGTCGCGTACGCCTTCCTGCCGGCCGCCACGGGCGCGCTCGCGGGCGGGCGCATCGGCACCGCCGTCCTCGCGATCCTGCTGCCGCTCATGGCACGCGCGGGCATCGCGGCGAGCGGCCTCACCCTGCCGGAGGGCACGCGCGGGAGCTGGCGCGCCAGCTGGGCGTTCGCCCTGCTCCTGACGATCACCACCGCCTTCACGCCGATCGTGTGGCCCATCGCCCTGGTGCTCGGCCTCGCGCTCCTCGTGGTGCGCAGGGGCGACATCATGGCGTACGGCCTTCGCTTCCTCGCCGCGCTCGGCACCCCGCTCCTGATCCTCGCGCCCTGGTCGCTCTCGCTGCTGCCCTTCGGCTTCTTCGGTGAGGCGGGCCTTGAGTTCGGCACCGGATCCGCGACCGGGCTCGACCTGCTCGGGGGCAGCCCCGGCGGCCCCGGGACCGTGGACGGGCTGCTGCTCAGCGGCATCGTGCTCGCCGCACTGGCCGCGCTGCTCCGCACCGAGCGGCAGCTCGCCGTCCGCACCGCCTGGATCGTCGCTCTCGTCTCGCTGGTCTTCGCCGCGCTCTCGAACGGCTCGGCATGGGCTGGCCCCGCCACCCTCGGCTACGGCATCGCGCTCCTGGCCGCCGCCGCGCTCGGTGCCGACGGGGCACGCACGCGTGTCGCCGAGCAGAGCTTCGGCTGGCGCCAGCCGGTCGCCGTCCTCATCGCCTTCGCGGCGGCCGCCGGGCCGCTGCTCGTCGCCGCCGGATGGATGATCCGCGGCGCCGACGGTCCCCTGGAGCGGCGTGACCCGGTGCAGGTGCCCGCGTTCGTCGCCGAGGAGAGCGGCACGCAGGACCAGGCACGCACGCTCGTCCTGGACAGCGAGTCGGCCGCTCAGGTGTCGTACACGCTCGTCCGCGGATCGGGCGCCCGGCTCGGTGACGCCGAGCTCGCCGACGCGGGCGGCTCGAACAAGAGCCTCGACAAGATCGTGGCCCGGCTCCTCGCGGGCTCCGGCGCCGACCAGGCCGACCAGCTCGGTGGCTTCGCCGTGCGCTACGTCCTCGTACGCGACGGCGCGCCCCGCCAGATGAGCCGCACCCTGGACTCCACCCCCGGCCTCACCCGGCTCAGCCAGGAGGACGGCAGCGCCCTGTGGCGCGTGGACCGGCAGGTCGCGCGCGCCGCGATCGTGCCCGAGTCCGGCGACCCCCTGCCGGTCGCCGCGGGCCCCGTGGAGCTGCACACGAACATCCCGGCGGGCGGCGAGGGCCGCACCCTGCGGCTCGCCGACGCCGCCGACGAGGGCTGGACGGCGACCCTGGACGGCCGCCCGCTGACCAGGACCACGCTGGACGGCTGGGCGCAGGGCTTCGACCTGCCCGCGTCGGGCGGCCGCCTGGACGTCACCTACGACGCGCCCGCGAGCCACACGGGATGGCTGTGGGCCCAGGGCGCGCTCGCCGTGGTCCTGGTGGTCATGGCCCTGCCCGGACGCCGCCGTGACGTGGACGACGACCTCCCCGACGAGCCCGTCATCCCCGCGCAGCCCGTCGAGGGCGAGGGCCGCAGGGCCCGCAGGCTGCGGGCCGCGCAGGCCGAGCAGGAGGCCGCGCAGGCAGGCGCCGGGCAGGACGACGCCGGCACTCCGCCTCCTCCTCCGGAGGAGGAAGGGGCGTACGTGGCGGTGCCCCAGCAGCAGTCGCAGTCGTACGGCGAGTGGGAAGCCCCCGCCCACCAGGGCGCCGAGTACGGCACCCATCAGGGCGAGCAGCAGTACCAGGACGCGCAGTACGGGGCGGGCTCCTACGACCAGACCGCGTATCAGGACCCCTACCAGGGCGGCCAGTACGACCCGTACGCCTACGGAGGAGCACAGGGCGGCGGCGAGCAGTACGGGCAGTCGTACGACGCCACGTACGGGCAGCAGCCCCCCATGCCGCCCCAGCCCCCGCAGCCGCCGCACAGCCCCGACAGTGAGCGCCCCGACGGGAGCCAGCAGTGA